The following are encoded together in the Caldisericota bacterium genome:
- the amrB gene encoding AmmeMemoRadiSam system protein B, which yields GVSVGLFDVYKTPLGIVKVSKTTKKLLSEEDFHFILEAHLEEHSLEVQLPFLQVALPHFEIVPIITGDASPNYLGTTLANYAPENSIFLVSSDLSHYHSYKVARDIDSHCNDAVKNLNLKELAICEACGKVGIGTAIYLARKNKWKSKVLHYATSGDVAGSKTQVVGYGAYVFYKG from the coding sequence GGGTGTATCAGTTGGATTGTTTGATGTTTATAAGACGCCACTGGGGATTGTTAAAGTTTCCAAAACCACAAAAAAACTTCTTTCGGAAGAGGATTTTCACTTTATTTTAGAAGCTCATCTTGAAGAACATTCTCTTGAAGTACAGCTGCCATTTTTGCAGGTAGCTCTACCTCATTTTGAAATAGTCCCCATTATTACCGGTGATGCATCTCCTAATTATTTAGGGACGACTCTTGCTAATTATGCTCCTGAAAATTCTATTTTTCTTGTAAGTTCCGATTTAAGTCATTACCATTCCTATAAAGTGGCAAGGGATATCGATAGTCATTGTAATGATGCTGTGAAAAATCTTAACCTAAAAGAGCTTGCAATTTGTGAAGCGTGTGGGAAAGTTGGAATTGGTACAGCAATATATCTTGCCAGGAAAAATAAGTGGAAGAGCAAAGTACTTCATTATGCAACAAGTGGAGATGTTGCGGGTTCAAAAACACAGG